In Papaver somniferum cultivar HN1 chromosome 1, ASM357369v1, whole genome shotgun sequence, a genomic segment contains:
- the LOC113295662 gene encoding transcription factor bHLH144-like produces MQSDQRFYNTYAVPPHPYQGVGGVYLNATSNTPIPLPGGMQIRPFNGVELQPFEVCPKNFIIFDQTERRSRIIVNPVVAEKFKYSGFDVQGNDEMKDVGAGYSESSIPMKEDTADINALLSLDYEVGEEEDEEEISTARTLGSSRGSSPDSCSTYGSRPSKVRLTSSTQKSFTCSSSIEKKRHKMKEVIKTLRGIVPGADEMDNAAVLDEAVKYLKSLKVEVKKHGIVKFHD; encoded by the coding sequence ATGCAGAGTGATCAACGGTTCTACAATACATATGCGGTGCCCCCACATCCATATCAAGGGGTTGGTGGTGTATATCTCAATGCCACCTCAAACACACCGATTCCACTTCCTGGTGGCATGCAGATAAGACCCTTTAATGGGGTCGAACTCCAACCTTTCGAGGTCTGTCCTAAGAACTTCATAATTTTTGATCAGACAGAAAGAAGAAGCCGTATAATAGTCAACCCTGTGGTGGCAGAGAAGTTCAAATACTCTGGTTTTGATGTCCAAGGAAACGATGAGATGAAAGATGTGGGTGCAGGATACAGTGAATCTAGCATCCCTATGAAAGAAGATACGGCAGACATCAATGCTTTATTAAGCTTAGATTATGAAGtaggggaagaagaagatgaggaagaaatcAGTACTGCAAGAACTCTTGGCAGTAGCAGAGGTAGCTCGCCAGACTCATGCTCAACCTATGGTTCACGACCAAGTAAGGTAAGGTTGACTTCCTCCACTCAGAAATCATTCACGTGCAGTAGCAGCATTGAGAAAAAGCGTCACAAGATGAAAGAAGTGATAAAGACATTGAGGGGAATTGTGCCCGGTGCTGATGAGATGGATAATGCTGCTGTTCTTGATGAGGCTGTCAAGTATCTCAAATCTCTCAAGGTTGAAGTGAAGAAGCATGGAATTGTTAAATTCCATGACTGA